One stretch of Bombus terrestris chromosome 5, iyBomTerr1.2, whole genome shotgun sequence DNA includes these proteins:
- the LOC105665744 gene encoding signal recognition particle 14 kDa protein yields the protein MVLLENDTFLVELTRLFDKSRLSGSVVLTIKRFNGHNKPVPREGRPALPTPTEFLCLVRATLRSKKISTVIHSKDVNKFQQAYWNLLKSNINGLKKLKKVKSAKPKVH from the exons ATGGTTCTACTAGAAAATGATACG tttttagtGGAATTAACACGACTTTTCGATAAATCTCGACTTTCTGGTTCTGTAGTACTTACTATTAAAAGAT TTAATGGACACAACAAACCAGTGCCAAGAGAAGGCAGGCCTGCGTTACCAACACCAACTGAATTTCTTTGTTTAGTAAGAGCTACATTAAGATCCAAAAAGATTTCTACTGTT aTACATTCTAAGGACGTAAATAAGTTCCAACAGGCATATTGGAATTTGTTAAAGTCAAATATCAATGGCCTTAAGAAACTAAAAAAGGTTAAATCTGCAAAACCTAAAGTTCATTAA
- the LOC110119142 gene encoding uncharacterized protein C14orf119, translating into MTTILTNEAKLRYVIEWFQEWSEMQRNDFLDILIEECGPVGLVHRLISKMENLGNDEDFEYDRPTLFRCRVKLFREWSYNWSRQEKDFLLLSIKSADAAFAQKYDEKLLTLIHDEHEKEYGRMET; encoded by the coding sequence ATGACTACCATACTCACAAATGAAGCAAAACTACGCTATGTAATAGAATGGTTTCAAGAATGGTCTGAAATGCAAAGAAATGACTTTCTGGATATACTTATCGAAGAATGTGGACCTGTGGGTCTTGTTCATAGATTGATATCTAAGATGGAAAATTTAGGAAATGACGAGGACTTTGAATATGACAGACCAACTCTGTTTCGATGTCGTGTAAAACTTTTTCGAGAATGGAGTTATAATTGGTCTCGGCAGGAAAAAGATTTTTTGCTTTTATCAATCAAAAGCGCTGATGCTGCATTTGCACAAAAATATGATGAAAAGCTATTAACATTAATACATGATGAACATGAAAAAGAATATGGCAGGATGGAAACATAA